The following coding sequences are from one Pelmatolapia mariae isolate MD_Pm_ZW linkage group LG4, Pm_UMD_F_2, whole genome shotgun sequence window:
- the LOC134625760 gene encoding monocarboxylate transporter 7-like isoform X1, with the protein MKIPNVQSCLGPNIYPEVPDGGWGWAVALAFFLVEVCTYGVIKSLGVFLQDLMEEFGESNSRVSWVISICVFVFAFSAPLSTMLSNRFGYRPVVMMGGFLISLGTITSAFTSSVTEMYITTGIVAGLGYCLSFLPTITILAQYFSRRRALVTSMASSGESVAMFVFAPAFTTLKEHIGWRFCLVILGIIQASVIGCGVLLRPIVIEPEPLKKNDDETLSVKKMQAVYELENEQTRTSISSDISQGSQDSGVTSLSASNVDLRHAEGETKALMEWKDKVPDKDGEDTSLSMPSAQVSEDKGDLAELDGGPVRFTGSKLLDFSVLKDPGFICYSLFGLFATLGFFAPQLYIIELSKSRGVESTMASYMLSVMAVADIFGRLFIGVVLNKVRFRKTLVLLGCVVLMSLVLVAFTIVWEFWGLAICSGFFGFIMGTVGSTHIPMLAEEDVVGIEKMPSSVGVYVFIQSFAALAGPPLGGMLVDITDNYGAAFYSCAAGTGLSAICLALVGPAKSRACQRVSRVQENAEEVKISQNSDQSDFLEVDLAPEDSPIGQGEDQDSCVI; encoded by the exons ATGAAGATACCCAATGTCCAAAGTTGTCTGGGTCCAAACATTTACCCAGAGGTGCCTGATGGTGGCTGGGGCTgggctgtggctctggctttTTTCCTAGTGGAGGTCTGCACCTATGGGGTCATCAAGAGCCTGGGTGTCTTCCTCCAGGATCTGATGGAAGAGTTTGGGGAGAGCAACAGCCGTGTGTCGTGGGTCATTTCCATCTGTGTCTTCGTTTTCGCCTTCTCTG CTCCTCTGTCAACAATGCTGAGCAACCGCTTTGGCTATCGACCTGTGGTCATGATGGGAGGCTTCCTTATTAGCCTCGGAACTATCACCTCTGCCTTTACCAGCTCCGTCACTGAGATGTACATTACCACTGGGATTGTAGCAG GCCTTGGCTACTGCCTCAGCTTCCTCCCCACTATCACCATCCTAGCCCAGTACTTTTCCAGACGGCGAGCGCTTGTCACCTCGATGGCTTCTTCAGGAGAATCTGTTGCTATGTTTGTATTTGCCCCAG CCTTCACTACACTCAAGGAACATATTGGCTGGCGCTTCTGTCTAGTTATTCTAGGTATAATTCAAGcgtctgtgattggctgtgggGTTCTCCTTCGTCCAATCGTCATCGAGCCAGAacctttaaagaaaaatgatgacGAGACGCTCTCCGTGAAAAAGATGCAGGCTGTTTACGAGCTGGAAAATGAACAAACCAGAACCTCCATCAGTTCGGACATCTCCCAAGGTTCACAGGACTCTGGTGTCACCTCCCTGTCTGCCTCAAATGTAGACCTGAGACATGCAGAAGGAGAAACCAAAGCTCTGATGGAGTGGAAGGACAAAGTGCCGGACAAAGACGGTGAGGACACATCACTGTCCATGCCTTCTGCTCAAGTCAGTGAGGACAAGGGGGACCTGGCAGAGCTAGATGGGGGCCCTGTAAGGTTCACAGGTTCCAAACTTCTGGACTTCTCTGTCCTTAAAGACCCTGGCTTCATCTGTTACTCCCTTTTTGGTCTATTCGCCACTCTTGGCTTCTTTGCGCCACAGCTCTACATCATTGAACTGAGCAAAAGCAGGGGTGTGGAATCCACCATGGCCTCCTATATGCTGTCTGTGATGGCTGTGGCTGATATCTTCGGCCGCTTGTTCATCGGAGTGGTGCTAAACAAAGTCCGATTCAGAAAGACCTTGGTGTTGTTGGGGTGTGTGGTTCTGATGAGCTTGGTTCTGGTGGCCTTCACTATCGTGTGGGAGTTCTGGGGTTTGGCGATCTGCTCCGGCTTCTTTGGCTTCATCATGGGCACTGTGGGCTCCACGCACATTCCCATGCTGGCTGAAGAGGATGTCGTGGGCATCGAGAAGATGCCGTCATCTGTGGGAGTGTATGTTTTCATTCAGAGCTTTGCTGCACTTGCTGGACCACCGCTGGGAG GTATGCTGGTGGATATCACTGACAACTATGGTGCTGCTTTCTACTcctgtgcagcaggcacaggtCTTAGCGCCATCTGTCTGGCTCTGGTTGGCCCTGCCAAGTCTAGAGCGTGCCAAAGAGTGAGCAGAGTCCAAGAGAATGCAGAAGAGGTGAAAATATCTCAGAATAGTGACCAGTCCGACTTTTTGGAGGTGGACTTGGCCCCAGAAGACAGTCCAATTGGACAGGGTGAGGATCAGGACAGCTGCGTTATTTGA
- the LOC134625761 gene encoding guanine nucleotide-binding protein subunit alpha-13-like, whose protein sequence is MADFLPSRSVLSAFFPNCLLTSGEAEQLRKSKEIDKCIRRDKTHAKKLVKILLLGAGESGKSTFLKQMRIIHGQDFDQKAKEEFRATIFSNVIKGIRVLVDAREKLHIPWGNPSNQRHGNTMMAFDTRSVMAHGHGMVEPKVFQHYLPSIKALWADQGIQNAYDRRREFQLGESVKYFLDNLEKLGQSDYLPSQQDILLARKPTKGIHEYDFEIRNVPFKMVDVGGQRSERRRWFECFDSVTSILFLVSSSEYDQVLMEDRQTNRLSESLNIFETIVNNRVFSSVSIILFLNKTDLLGEKVKQVSIKDYFPEFSGDPMSLADVQCFLVECFRKKRREQQQKPLYHHFTTAINTENIQLVFRDVKDTILHDNLKQLILS, encoded by the exons ATGGCGGATTTCCTGCCATCCCGCTCCGTTTTATCTGCATTTTTCCCCAACTGCCTCCTTACAAGCGGCGAGGCAGAGCAGCTGCGGAAATCCAAAGAGATAGATAAGTGTATTCGTCGAGACAAGACTCATGCTAAAAAGCTAGTAAAGATCTTATTGCTCGGGGCGGGAGAAAGCGGCAAGTCCACTTTCCTCAAGCAAATGCGTATTATTCATGGGCAGGACTTCGATCAGAAGGCCAAAGAAGAATTCAGGGCTACGATTTTTAGTAATGTTATTAAAG GCATTCGAGTGTTAGTGGATGCTAGAGAGAAACTGCACATCCCATGGGGTAACCCGTCCAACCAGCGGCATGGAAACACTATGATGGCATTTGACACTCGGTCGGTGATGGCTCACGGTCACGGCATGGTGGAGCCCAAAGTTTTTCAGCACTACCTGCCGTCAATCAAGGCCCTGTGGGCGGACCAGGGCATCCAGAATGCCTACGATCGGCGCAGGGAGTTCCAGCTG GGGGAGTCAGTCAAGTATTTCCTGGACAATTTGGAAAAGCTCGGACAGTCG GACTACCTCCCCAGCCAGCAGGACATCCTTCTGGCCAGAAAACCCACCAAGGGCATCCACGAGTATGATTTTGAGATTAGGAATGTGCCTTTCAAAATGGTGGACGTGGGTGGGCAGCGCTCTGAGAGACGGCGCTGGTTTGAATGTTTTGACTCGGTcacatccatcctcttccttgTGTCCTCCTCTGAGTACGACCAG GTGCTCATGGAAGACCGGCAGACTAACCGACTGAGCGAGTCACTAAACATCTTCGAGACCATAGTCAACAACCGAGTCTTCAGCAGTGTCTCCATCATCCTGTTCCTCAACAAGACGGACCTGCTGGGGGAGAAGGTGAAGCAAGTGTCCATCAAAGACTACTTCCCCGAGTTCTCTGGTGACCCCATGAGTTTGGCAGATGTCCAGTGCTTCCTGGTGGAATGCTTTCGCAAAAAGCGTCGAGAGCAGCAACAGAAGCCTCTGTACCACCACTTCACCACAGCCATcaacactgaaaacatccagctGGTGTTCCGTGATGTCAAGGACACCATCCTGCACGACAACCTCAAGCAGCTGATCCTTTCTTAA
- the LOC134625760 gene encoding monocarboxylate transporter 7-like isoform X2, which translates to MRASGCHVPFFSSPFFTGLGYCLSFLPTITILAQYFSRRRALVTSMASSGESVAMFVFAPAFTTLKEHIGWRFCLVILGIIQASVIGCGVLLRPIVIEPEPLKKNDDETLSVKKMQAVYELENEQTRTSISSDISQGSQDSGVTSLSASNVDLRHAEGETKALMEWKDKVPDKDGEDTSLSMPSAQVSEDKGDLAELDGGPVRFTGSKLLDFSVLKDPGFICYSLFGLFATLGFFAPQLYIIELSKSRGVESTMASYMLSVMAVADIFGRLFIGVVLNKVRFRKTLVLLGCVVLMSLVLVAFTIVWEFWGLAICSGFFGFIMGTVGSTHIPMLAEEDVVGIEKMPSSVGVYVFIQSFAALAGPPLGGMLVDITDNYGAAFYSCAAGTGLSAICLALVGPAKSRACQRVSRVQENAEEVKISQNSDQSDFLEVDLAPEDSPIGQGEDQDSCVI; encoded by the exons ATGCGGGCCAGTGGCTGTCATGTCCCCTTTTTCTCTTCTCCTTTTTTCACAGGCCTTGGCTACTGCCTCAGCTTCCTCCCCACTATCACCATCCTAGCCCAGTACTTTTCCAGACGGCGAGCGCTTGTCACCTCGATGGCTTCTTCAGGAGAATCTGTTGCTATGTTTGTATTTGCCCCAG CCTTCACTACACTCAAGGAACATATTGGCTGGCGCTTCTGTCTAGTTATTCTAGGTATAATTCAAGcgtctgtgattggctgtgggGTTCTCCTTCGTCCAATCGTCATCGAGCCAGAacctttaaagaaaaatgatgacGAGACGCTCTCCGTGAAAAAGATGCAGGCTGTTTACGAGCTGGAAAATGAACAAACCAGAACCTCCATCAGTTCGGACATCTCCCAAGGTTCACAGGACTCTGGTGTCACCTCCCTGTCTGCCTCAAATGTAGACCTGAGACATGCAGAAGGAGAAACCAAAGCTCTGATGGAGTGGAAGGACAAAGTGCCGGACAAAGACGGTGAGGACACATCACTGTCCATGCCTTCTGCTCAAGTCAGTGAGGACAAGGGGGACCTGGCAGAGCTAGATGGGGGCCCTGTAAGGTTCACAGGTTCCAAACTTCTGGACTTCTCTGTCCTTAAAGACCCTGGCTTCATCTGTTACTCCCTTTTTGGTCTATTCGCCACTCTTGGCTTCTTTGCGCCACAGCTCTACATCATTGAACTGAGCAAAAGCAGGGGTGTGGAATCCACCATGGCCTCCTATATGCTGTCTGTGATGGCTGTGGCTGATATCTTCGGCCGCTTGTTCATCGGAGTGGTGCTAAACAAAGTCCGATTCAGAAAGACCTTGGTGTTGTTGGGGTGTGTGGTTCTGATGAGCTTGGTTCTGGTGGCCTTCACTATCGTGTGGGAGTTCTGGGGTTTGGCGATCTGCTCCGGCTTCTTTGGCTTCATCATGGGCACTGTGGGCTCCACGCACATTCCCATGCTGGCTGAAGAGGATGTCGTGGGCATCGAGAAGATGCCGTCATCTGTGGGAGTGTATGTTTTCATTCAGAGCTTTGCTGCACTTGCTGGACCACCGCTGGGAG GTATGCTGGTGGATATCACTGACAACTATGGTGCTGCTTTCTACTcctgtgcagcaggcacaggtCTTAGCGCCATCTGTCTGGCTCTGGTTGGCCCTGCCAAGTCTAGAGCGTGCCAAAGAGTGAGCAGAGTCCAAGAGAATGCAGAAGAGGTGAAAATATCTCAGAATAGTGACCAGTCCGACTTTTTGGAGGTGGACTTGGCCCCAGAAGACAGTCCAATTGGACAGGGTGAGGATCAGGACAGCTGCGTTATTTGA